The Actinomycetota bacterium genome segment CGAGATGGCGTGGGCGAACAAGTACATCAACGTCGAGGAGCTGGCGGCCATCGTGCCGATCCCCGAGACGGTGCTGGACGACGCGTCCTTCGACGTCTGGGGTGAGGTGCGGCCGTCACTCGAGTCGGCGATCGGACGCACCTTCGACGCCGCCGTCTTCTTCGGTGTGAACAAGCCGGCGAGCTGGCCGGACGACATCCTCACCGGCACGACCGCCACCGGGAACGTGTACGCCCGCGGAACGAACGCGGAGAACAAGGGTGGCATCGCCGAGGACCTGAACCAGCTCATGGCCTTGGTCGAGGAGGATGGGTTCGACGTCAACGGGTTCGTCACGGCGCGCACGTTCCGGGCCCGGCTGCGGGGCGCCCGCGCCACCGACGGACAGAAGCTGCTAGACGTCTCGACCAACGAGCTCGAGGGCGTACCGGTCCGGTACGCGATGCCGGGCCTGTGGCCGCAGGGACCGGGCGAGGTGGAGATGTTCGCCGGCGACTTCGCGCAGGGCGTGGTCGGGGTCCGTCAGGACTTCACCTACAAGGTCCTCGATCAGGCCGTGATC includes the following:
- a CDS encoding phage major capsid protein, which gives rise to MPYDNVISRTDVAALIPEEVSNAILTSLRDQSAALTLFRRITVPRNQSRLPVLSALPTAYFVNGDTGLKQTTEMAWANKYINVEELAAIVPIPETVLDDASFDVWGEVRPSLESAIGRTFDAAVFFGVNKPASWPDDILTGTTATGNVYARGTNAENKGGIAEDLNQLMALVEEDGFDVNGFVTARTFRARLRGARATDGQKLLDVSTNELEGVPVRYAMPGLWPQGPGEVEMFAGDFAQGVVGVRQDFTYKVLDQAVIQDNTGAIVYNLAQQDMVALRVTFRVGFQVANTITWEKQAEGDRYPFAVLTAPTA